The genomic DNA AGCCAGTACAGCCCCGTAGTCTGGAGCGCTTCCGTCAGCTTGTTGAAGTCCACGGGCTTGCGGAGATAGCTGTTTGCTCCTAGCCCATACGCACGTGACACGTCCTGATCCTCCGAGGAGGTGGTGAGGATCACCACCGGAACGATTTTCGTCTTCGGAGTGCTGCGCATCCGGGCAAGCACCTCCAGTCCGTCCAACTTCGGAAGCTTGAGGTCGAGCAGGACAACGACCGGATTGTCCTTGGGGCACCTGTCCGCCCACGGCCCGGTGCAGAAGAGGTAATCCAGCGCCTCCACGCCGTCTTCTGCCACTACTACGGGGTTCAGGATCTTGCTCTTCTGGAAGGCCCGCTTGGCCAGCTCGACAAAATCGGGATTATCATCGACAAGAAGAATGGTTTTGGAATAATCCATGGGGGCTCCCGTTTTTCATTTTTCACTGGTGCGCCTCAGGTTGTTCAAAAACAGTCAAATCGTCGCACCCGCAGGAGCGACCGTCGGAGGCGTAGTACCCTCTGGGGCATAAACAGCGCTACGCCGCACACGGGAGCGACGAGGACGGCGGCGAGATGGCTGTTTTTCAACAACCTACCGCTCCCGAATGCCCAGGTTGAGTGTAAAAAAGAATGTGGCCCCTTTCCCCACCGCCGCGTCGGCCCATATCCTCCCGTCATGCCGGTGGATTATGCGCTGGACTATGGAGAGGCCTATCCCGGTGCCCGGGAAATCCTTTTCGAGGTGCAACCGCTGAAACGGCGCAAAAAGTTTGTCGGCATAAGCCATATC from Geobacter sp. DSM 9736 includes the following:
- a CDS encoding response regulator — protein: MDYSKTILLVDDNPDFVELAKRAFQKSKILNPVVVAEDGVEALDYLFCTGPWADRCPKDNPVVVLLDLKLPKLDGLEVLARMRSTPKTKIVPVVILTTSSEDQDVSRAYGLGANSYLRKPVDFNKLTEALQTTGLYWLLHNEPPDPRGPE